The window AGAATGTGATGTGTGTATTCACCCATACCGCCTGCACCAAGGGGAGCGTCCAGCGCAATGAACTCCGCGGATAACGCAGGAGCACAAACAAGAACCACCCCATAAAGAGGTAGCTAAATATCTCAGGCCGAACATCGGTTCGCTCTAACATAACCCCCCATGCCACAAGGCCTGCGAAGCCCATGAGATACGCTCCGTCTCGTCGCCAGGCACTTGCTAATGCCAGCATAAAAGCAGTGGCCAGAATCAGGGCTTTTATGGGAATGAGCCCCGGAACGCCGTTAATGCCCGAAAGCCAATATAAAAACACCTCACCCAGCCAGTGGTGATTAAGGAATGGCTGGTCGGGATGCGTGAAGGAAAAAAGGTTCGTCGCGGGAACCGAGCGAGTTGAAGTAATAATCTCTCCAAGACGAAGATGTCGCCCGATATCTTGATTGATCGAGGTGAGTGTATGAATGCTCGAGAGCGCCATGAGCGCCCCAAGTAAAAGAATCAATATGCTATAGCGAAGCTTTGACATCATGGTTGCGGCAATACGTCCTCGAGCGCACGCTGCAATCGCGGCGTAGTGATGCCCGCCCCTAGCGCTCGCGCATCTTCAGTGCGACCTTCTGCGTGCGCGAGCAGCGCCCGTGCAAATGTAAGCTCGTCAGGGACCGCTCGCGCCGCGTGTGTATCTAATAATACACGCGCTGCATCAGTATCCCCAAGCGCAATGTGTACAAGGGAGAGGTACCACACTTCACTCCAACGTGGGTATACGGCTAACGCATCGGAAAGCACCGCACGCGCGTCTACAAAATAACCCGCATCATAGTACAGCGCTCCAAGGCCACGATACGCATTGAGATAATCAGGACGAGCCTGTATCGCTCGCTTCCAGAACCCCTCAGCAGCCGTGTAGTCACCTTGGCGTTGCGCGATAGCGCCCGCAAGATTCAACGCTGGAGCATGCTCCGGAGCTTTAAGTAGTACCGCGTCAATACGCGAGCGTGCATTTGCAAGGCGCTCGTTTTTGAGATCGAGATACGCCATATTCGTTTGATTCACCACGCTCTCTGGCTGTGCAGCAAATGCGCTCTGGAATAATGCTTCTTCTGAAACCCATACACCCGAACGCTGGAAAGACACAATCGCATACACCGCTATCGCCGCGATTCCCCCAACCCGCACTATACGAGGCCATTGCTCATACATGCGCATACAGACGCCAGCGGCAAGAAGTGAAAGCCCAGCAGAGGGAATATACCACAGTCGCTCTGCGAAGATCGTACCAATAGGCACAATGATATTCGCCACAACGAGAAGAGGAAAAAGAAAGAGCGCGCCCGCATATCCATACAGCGTGTTTCGATAGCGCACGACGGCAAGGATCGCACTCAATATAATAAGGGCACCTAGCAGGCTACCAAACCACGACAGCGATGAAAAGACGCTGTATGAATAGTCGGACGAAAGCGAGAAAGGCGCCCATACCCGCGCGAAACCCTCCCACACGACGCGCAGCGCCATAGCAACCCCAGTGAGCCATGAGGGCGCATGCGCAATTGCGTTATAAACCATAGACGCATCAGTAGAAAAAGCATACTCACCTAACACCATAATGCGAATCCCCAGAAAGAGGGCGAGCGCGGCAACGTGCCAACGCATTGCCATCGCGATATCCCTCATACCGACCCCCCGATACCACAGCATCACCCCAAGCACCGGGAGGACTGCAACAGCAGTTTCTTTGGATAAGAGCCCTGCAAGGAACAAGAGAGCAGAAAGAAAAGATTTTCTGGAAAGTCCCGCTATGATGGCGCCTAGAAAGCCAAGTGCCATCATGAGCTCCGCGCGCCCGACGATAGAAGCGACCGCTTCTACATGTATTGGCAATAGAGCGAAAAGGAGTGCCGTCGCCCCAGCAATGCGAGGTGTAGACAGCATACGAACAAGCACAAATACTGCGGTGATCACTCCTGCATGCAGTACAAGGTTCACTACGTGAAACGAAACAGGCCCATCCCCAAAGAGCCACGCATTCAACGCGTACGAAAGAATAGTCAGGGGCCTATAGAGTCCCGTGCGCGGTTGGTATGCATGGTATGAGGTACTAAAAATGCTTCCCACGTCAGGAACGCCTCCGATCAGAGGGTTGCCGACGATGACAATGCCGTCATCAAATACAAATGCGCCGCCGATACTCGGCGCAAAGAGCACCACGGAAAGCGCAAGGGCTGTCAGAAAGACAGCCCAGGGGGTTCGTGCTACCAATGCGCGCTCAAAAAATGCCATAGGCTAAAACGCCACGTCGACAACAATCGAACCACTACACTTTGCCTGCTTCACCACCACGTTGCCATCAATAACCTGCCCGTAACCAACCTCCGCTCCAAGTGTATAGCGCTTCGCAGGGTTTGCCGGAAGGGCCACAGTAATGTCAGATGACCCGCTCGGAAGATTAAGTGACTCAAAAATATTAGGGCCAATGTTGAGCCCACCCGATGGAGTTGTCTTCCACACGATGTTGCGCCCTCGACTATCAATATTCTCCCAAGAGATGCGGGCATCTCTTAACTCGTACGTATCTTTGCTCAAAAACCGGACAGACCCCTCAAGTTTGCATGATGCTGGCGCCTTGAGTCCTGTTGGTCCAAAAAATGGAGTTGTCGTTGGACGCGGTTTTTCTGAGGGAGAGGGCGAGCTACTCGGCGACGGAAGAACGCTCGGACTTCCTGAAATGCTCGGCGATGGAGACGCTTCTATGCGAGCGTCATTCCAGCGTACAACCCCCCACGCGAGAGCAAGCACAGCCCCCGCAATAACCGAACCTACAATAAGTGATTTCTGCATATAAGGCATCATAGCAAGCTCCTAGAGAGAGCTCAACTCCTTCTCAATGAGGGCTCGAATCTCGCTCCCCGGCGCCGCTAGGGAGAGCCCCTTTTCTAATGCCGCGAGCGCCTCCGCCCTATTCCCGATCCTTGCCTCAATGCGCCCTAAATTCAGATATCCGATAGGATGGGAGGGAAGGAGTTCAACCCACTTTTGTATCATCGTGCGGGCAAGCGCCAAATCACCCTCTTTTGCAGCAATGCTGGCGAGTCCCTCATATGCATAGGGAAAGGCGGGGTCAATGGCAACGGCCTTTTCAAATGCAGCTCGCGCGCCATAGATATCGTTACGGGCCAAAAGAATACTCCCGATATTATAGTGTGGCTGTGGGAAGGTATCTTCGGCAGCAACCGCTTTCCAGTAGTACTCTTCAGCGCGCGCGTATTCACCTCGATCGTAGTAGATGTTGCCGACATTGTTGTTAATGCGCGCACTCTGTGGCTCATAGCGAAGAATGTCTAGATAGAATGCGAGCGGATCTCCCCACAGACGATTGCGCTGGATCGAAAGTATGCTGAACACGATGACAGCCACCACAAACCCTGTAGCCATGAGTGGGCGCACCCACGTAAACATATTCCGTTCCCATATACGCCATGCGGCCCACGCGCCTGCGGTAAGTGGCCCCACCATCGCAAGGTAGAGCCAATGTTCATAGATCAGCGCGTTCACGGGCGTAATGCCCGAGGTCAACGCCATGCAGGAGAAGAACCACCCCAGCGCAAAAAACAAAAGGTGCGCGCTGTTCGGGCGGCCCTCCTCAACGGTTCGCAAGCGTCGCACCAATATGACACAGAGGCCAATAAGCGCACTCACAAAAAGTACCGGGATCAGGACGGGTAGCTGCAAAATGTGCGTGTAGACCACCGCGGAACGCTCCATGTGCAATCCAAGAGGCCACAAGAACATCGATGCATATTCGGTCAGCAGCGACGCAAAGGTCATGAGTCGGACAAACACACTCTCCGTATATGGATTGCTCTGCGCAAAGAAATTAAGTGTATTTTCAAAATTTAAAACCGTAAGGCGCAATATGCCGTACACCAACGAAATGCCGAAAAACGGCCAGAGGTAGCGCGCCACCCCCACAATCGCCTGTCGCACCGATCCCACCGCAACAAACGAAAGAAAATACACTGAAGCAAGGAGGGGGAAGATAACTGCGGTCTCCCTACTTAAGAGCGCAAGCACGCTTGCCACCATGGCGCCGATATACCAGCGTCGCGCATGTGTTTCACGGGCTTTCAGAAGCATCCAGAGCGCCGCAAGCATGCCGAAAACATGGAGAGGATCTCCGCGACCGGCAACGTATGTCACCGCCTCAGTTTGGAGCGGATGCAACCCAAATATCGCCGCAACAACAAAGGGGATAAAGCGCTTCTGAAAGGCGCGCTCTAGAAGCAAGAACACAAGCACTACATTCGCAATGTGGAGTACGTTGTTCACAAGGTGATACCCAAAAGGAGCCGCACCGTGGAGCACATAATTTATGGCGAACGTAAAGAATAAGAAGGGGCGATAATAGTTGCTCTGCAGACCAATACCGGCAAGCGTATTGTGCGAAAACCAAAACGTAATAGTGTCCCACGAGATAGAGTGCACCGCGGGATTGTTGACGATCCAATCAGTATCATCCCAAAACAAGGGATTTTGTAAGTTTGTTGCGTATACAAAAAATACCGAAATGCAAAGACCGAGAATCATGAGCATGCGGGTGCGTTGTTGTGCGGATGATCCCAACATAGGCAAAGATAAGTATGCCAAGCAACAAGCGTCAGCGCAATCCTACGGACGACCGAGCCACAGTGCGCTCTGTCCAGCGTGTGTGTGGGCCATACGACGAGCATAATCGCGCGCAGCTGTATCCCCAAGCACGTCGTAACATTCAGCAAGCTTCCGATACGCAACTCCTCGCGCAATGCTTGAACCCGTCAGCGGCAACCATGTGTCTCGCGCAAGGTCGCATCGCCCAAGTGCTTGGAAGAACATACCCAGACGCATACGCGGCAATACCGCATCCGGTGCTCGCTCGAGCACGCGTGTATATTCGCGTAAAAGCTCTGGAATACGTGCCTCGGGAATTTTACGAAGCGTTGCTTCAATGGTGTCATTGATGTGCGTAATGGAAAGCGCATAGCGTTCTATCAGCGTGGCATGCTCTGGAATGCGTTTTACAAAAATCATGCCGAAATTATCCCAGTAGACAAGCGCCCAGTCTGCACGCGTCGAAAGCATATATGCGAGCGATTCCCACGGGCGCACGAGCGCGCTTGTGAACTGGTAGCGTTCCAATATTTCATCTACGCGCTCTCCTTGTGCGAACGCCACAGAGTCTTGAAGTGGGCCGTCGTAGAAACATTCGCACCCGCCCCATAAGAAGACGTTACGCTCGGGGTAGTGGGCGAGCATATAATTCCCCCATGTCATCGTGTGATACATGCGAGCATCTCCGGGCACATGAGTATCTGCGAAATGTATGAGATCTCGTGGCCACACGGCATAGGGATCTCGCAACCCCGCCCCTGCACGCCATCCGAAAAAGAGAACAACGCAGATCGCGCACGCAGCACACACCCACTCCCATCGCACGAGCACGCGCAGGTGGGTCATCGCGCGAAGAGCCATAGGCAGCAGTACGAGCCACGCAAAAGGAATGTACTTCATGGACACCCACGGCATAAGCCAAAAACCAACTGACAGACCAAGCGTTCGGAATGCACGATTCTCAGAGCGAAAAGCATACCAGAGCGCAAGCGCCCCCAACACTATATGCATCACAAAAATAAATACGCCCTGGCTCGTGCCCATATGGGCGGTAAGTGGCATTGTCTCAAGCAGTGCCGCAAATACACCGGTTTGTCGTAATGGTTGGAGGGCATACGTATAGATCGAAGCGCCGAGAGGATTTGCAAGCGTCGCTAAAAATCCGACGCCCAAAGAAGAAAAGAGGATAGTCTTTGTCCGAGAAGATACATGGGACAAATTCCCCCACACCGTATCAAGGATGAACGCTAGGCCAACTCCAAGCGCGAGAATGATCGAAGCATGCGTATTCGCCCAAAAGAAAAGCGTGCCCACAAGGAGCGCGCCCCATCGCCATGATGCATGCGCAAAGAGGCGCTCCAGCACAAAGAGCATCCCCGCCAATCCTAGGTATGCAAAAAGTTGCGGGCGGGGAGTGATAAAAGGCGTCAGCGCTCCGGCAACCAAAACAAAAAGAAGCGCCGTGTGTCCCGATAGTCGCCCGCCGCGCCATGAAAGCGCAAGAACCGCCGCGCCACAAAATGCAGAAAACCACGCCACAAGAGGCCACTCGCCTATGCGCCACACCAACGCGGCAACGGCTTGGAATAACCACTCGTGGTTCTCCCATGCCGCACCAAAGCGCGAAAAAGAAAATGATTCAGTGCGTATAAAAGATCCTTGCTGAAGTAATTCTTCGCCAATACGGAGATGGAACCACGTATCAGCATCGGGGGCCACAGGAACAAGCATGGCTATAACCAGCAATGCGCCAACAACAGAGATCACGATGCGCTGACGTAACGAGATCATGATTGCGGAGCAACGCGCCAGATAGCACCAGCGGCATCGTCAGAAATATACAGCGCACCATCGGGACCAAACTTGAGATCAACGGGCCTCCCAAAGAGCTTGCCGTCACGCAACCACCCGGTAATAAAGTCACCGGAATCACTCACGTTACCTTTCGCATCCACGGCGAAGCGCACCACCTTATACCCTGTGGGCGTACTCCGATTCCATGAGCCGTGATATGCCACCAGTAATTGCCCGCCGAGTGAGCCCCAGCCCTTCGCCGGAACAAATGCAATACCCAAAGGCGCTGAATGCGCAGGAAGCTCAATCGCCGCGGGAATAGTTTTTGCACAATCAGTTTGAATATCCGTTCGCGAGAATCTCCCTGGGTTAAACTTCGTATCACGCACCCGATCACCATAACAAAACGGCCATCCATAGCTCTGCTCTGAACGAATAATGTTTACTTCGTCAGGCGGAAGATCGTCTCCCAAGTTGTCGCGACCCATATCGGTGCCCCATATTTCTTTCGTTATGGGGTGAAATGTAAAAAAGACCGTATTCCGCAAACCGCCCGCAAACTCTGCAGTATACGTGCCCTCAGGGTCCGCTTCGAGTAATGACCCGTATTTCCACGTCGCCTCTTCAACGCACACATCACACGAAGAGCCGACCGTTGCATAGAGCTTTGTCTCACTCAAAAATCCTGAAAGTTTTGGCGCTCCAGGGCCACTCACGATCTCATTTTTACGTAGCTTTGGCCCAAAGGCGATTGTGCGCGTCACGTGCCTCCCGCCAACAGGAAATGACATGATCTGCTCTCGCTTCGCAGTGTTGGTAATACTGCCCGTTGCGAGATCATAGGGATACCGCCACACACCACGCTCCTCCGCAATGTAGATAAAAGTCTTTTTTGCGTCGTTCGTATAAAACGCAATCCCGTGGGGATTCGTAAGGCCAGCCATAAGCACCGTGCGGGCCTCAGCGCTCCCATCGCGATTTGTATCATCAAGGCGCGTGATGCGTCCTGCTTTCATCTCACTTACCACCATGCGGCCGCGCGGATCAAACGCAATGGCGCGTGGTCCTTCAAGACCCTGCGCAAATGCGCGTGCGCCAACAGTTGGAGGAAGCGTGAGGAAATCAGCAGAGCCGTCGGCAGGAATTGGTGTCGGTTCTGGCACCCGATACCCGACCCAATAAGCGATACGCATTGGTCCAACGATAAAAATAGCGGCAATGAGCACCGCAACAATGCCGACACCTATAAGAAGCTTTTTATGCATATCGCCATTCTATGCAAAGACTAGGACCGATGCAACAAAAACCAAACCCCGCCCTTTCAGGCGGGGTTGGCTCTTGATGAGTGCTCGTGAGAGCGCTCATTTCAGATTACTGCGCGGTGAACTGGTAGCCACTCATCGGCAGGTTGCGCAAGAAGCCTTGCGTCGACGCAACGTCAGCATCCGAAGATGAGTTCGTTGAGTTATCAACCCACTGAATCAAGCTGTCCTCGTTGTCACGCAATACGAGCTGGAAGTAGTCCGATGCAACGCCAGAGCTGGTGTTGGTCGGCGTGTTGAAGCCCGTGATGGTGTCCAAGTAGACCCTGAGGGTCTTCGAGGTACCGCCCGTGATTTCAACGTCCTGGCTCGAGAAGTCGATCGTCATGCTTGCACCCACGGATGGGTTCGAAGCATTCGTGATCGTACCGGTATCAACAATCGTTCCAACTTCATCGCGAACGGTGAAGGTGGGACTTGCGGTACCAGTGGCACCAGATGCAACGGTATCGAATTTAATCGAACCGGATGCAGTTGCGGTGTTGTCGAAGAACAAGCGGGAGTCCGAGAGACCCTTTGCCGTGATGGTAAAGGTCAAGACTGGATCAACCGTTGAGAGCTTCGTTGCGGTTGGAGCAACAAGTGCAAATTCTGGGAATACGCGGTAGATACGCGTACTGCGGCCGGCGTCTGCCAAGTCGCGATTTACAATGTTGGAATCCGAAGCATCAATCGTGACACCGGATTCGCCGGTTGCCTTGAAGATGCTTGTCGCGCTTACACCCGCCCCATGGTCACCAATGAAGGCGAGATCCCAAACTTTGCCGGAGGTTGCACCCTCAGCCTTAGTCATGTAATCCACCTTAAGGATGATATCGAGCGAGCTGTCTTTCGCAACATACGGACGATCATTGTCAGCGAAGCCGCTGAATGACGCTGTTGCGAGAGCACCATTGGATGATTTCGTGATCTCAGAGCCAGCCTTGTTCTTGTACGTGATGTACATATTCTTTGCGTTTTGGGCAAAGTCGGTCTTCTGAGTTCCGTGGTCATCTTCACCAAATGTGATGGTGTCGATGTAGTAGCCTTCGTTTGCCGCTGTAAAGCGCCATACGCCTGCTACATCACCATTTTGACCCCAGTACACAGAGTGCTTCTGTGGAGAGTCGGCTGTGTTTGTAGCAACTGTTAGAGAACCTGAGTTCTTGACAGTCACTATTGTGGTCGGTGACGTACCACCATTTGGATCAGCATTGCCTGCGTTTACCTGGCGAGATGAATCATCAAGCGCGGTAACATCAGTCGTTGCATCGATGTCGAACGAGAAGTAGTCACTGCCTGATGCGCTCGTTGCATTCGCGCCAAGGTTGACACGAACTAAGAGCGTCTTTGTTGCACCAGCTGGGATATTCCAGTTCATGTTATTGAACGAGACCTTACCAGTGGTCGCTGAGAGCGAGGATGCCACACCCGAAGCGATCGGGTTCGTCATGTTTTCGCTATCGTAGAGAGCAACCGAGCTAACGAGGTTAGCAATAGTGATCCCCGTATCAGGCGCTGGAGCAGTGCCTGCCCCGAAGGTACCAGCAACGCCAGAGTCAGAAACATAGCCCGTGAGGGAGATGTCCGTCACCTTAAGCGCTGAAGCC of the Candidatus Paceibacterota bacterium genome contains:
- a CDS encoding tetratricopeptide repeat protein — translated: MAFFERALVARTPWAVFLTALALSVVLFAPSIGGAFVFDDGIVIVGNPLIGGVPDVGSIFSTSYHAYQPRTGLYRPLTILSYALNAWLFGDGPVSFHVVNLVLHAGVITAVFVLVRMLSTPRIAGATALLFALLPIHVEAVASIVGRAELMMALGFLGAIIAGLSRKSFLSALLFLAGLLSKETAVAVLPVLGVMLWYRGVGMRDIAMAMRWHVAALALFLGIRIMVLGEYAFSTDASMVYNAIAHAPSWLTGVAMALRVVWEGFARVWAPFSLSSDYSYSVFSSLSWFGSLLGALIILSAILAVVRYRNTLYGYAGALFLFPLLVVANIIVPIGTIFAERLWYIPSAGLSLLAAGVCMRMYEQWPRIVRVGGIAAIAVYAIVSFQRSGVWVSEEALFQSAFAAQPESVVNQTNMAYLDLKNERLANARSRIDAVLLKAPEHAPALNLAGAIAQRQGDYTAAEGFWKRAIQARPDYLNAYRGLGALYYDAGYFVDARAVLSDALAVYPRWSEVWYLSLVHIALGDTDAARVLLDTHAARAVPDELTFARALLAHAEGRTEDARALGAGITTPRLQRALEDVLPQP
- a CDS encoding tetratricopeptide repeat protein, translating into MLGSSAQQRTRMLMILGLCISVFFVYATNLQNPLFWDDTDWIVNNPAVHSISWDTITFWFSHNTLAGIGLQSNYYRPFLFFTFAINYVLHGAAPFGYHLVNNVLHIANVVLVFLLLERAFQKRFIPFVVAAIFGLHPLQTEAVTYVAGRGDPLHVFGMLAALWMLLKARETHARRWYIGAMVASVLALLSRETAVIFPLLASVYFLSFVAVGSVRQAIVGVARYLWPFFGISLVYGILRLTVLNFENTLNFFAQSNPYTESVFVRLMTFASLLTEYASMFLWPLGLHMERSAVVYTHILQLPVLIPVLFVSALIGLCVILVRRLRTVEEGRPNSAHLLFFALGWFFSCMALTSGITPVNALIYEHWLYLAMVGPLTAGAWAAWRIWERNMFTWVRPLMATGFVVAVIVFSILSIQRNRLWGDPLAFYLDILRYEPQSARINNNVGNIYYDRGEYARAEEYYWKAVAAEDTFPQPHYNIGSILLARNDIYGARAAFEKAVAIDPAFPYAYEGLASIAAKEGDLALARTMIQKWVELLPSHPIGYLNLGRIEARIGNRAEALAALEKGLSLAAPGSEIRALIEKELSSL
- a CDS encoding PQQ-dependent sugar dehydrogenase — protein: MHKKLLIGVGIVAVLIAAIFIVGPMRIAYWVGYRVPEPTPIPADGSADFLTLPPTVGARAFAQGLEGPRAIAFDPRGRMVVSEMKAGRITRLDDTNRDGSAEARTVLMAGLTNPHGIAFYTNDAKKTFIYIAEERGVWRYPYDLATGSITNTAKREQIMSFPVGGRHVTRTIAFGPKLRKNEIVSGPGAPKLSGFLSETKLYATVGSSCDVCVEEATWKYGSLLEADPEGTYTAEFAGGLRNTVFFTFHPITKEIWGTDMGRDNLGDDLPPDEVNIIRSEQSYGWPFCYGDRVRDTKFNPGRFSRTDIQTDCAKTIPAAIELPAHSAPLGIAFVPAKGWGSLGGQLLVAYHGSWNRSTPTGYKVVRFAVDAKGNVSDSGDFITGWLRDGKLFGRPVDLKFGPDGALYISDDAAGAIWRVAPQS